The following proteins are encoded in a genomic region of Streptomyces collinus Tu 365:
- a CDS encoding ATP-dependent DNA helicase, with amino-acid sequence MTKPSLPELLHAAVAAVGGTERPGQVTMAEAVAEAIDDGSHLLVQAGTGTGKSLGYLVPALAHGERVIVATATLALQRQLVERDLPRTVDALHPLLRRRPDFAMLKGRSNYLCLHRLHEGMPQDEEDGLFDQFEAAAPTSKLGQDLLRLRDWADETETGDRDGLTPGVSDRAWAQVSVSSRECLGASKCAYGAECFAEMARERAKLAEVVVTNHALLAIDAIEGAPVLPQHEVLIVDEAHELVSRVTGVATGELTPGQVNRAVRRAAKLVNEKAADQLQTAAEGFERVMELALPGRLEEIPEDLGYALMALRDAARTVITAIGSTRDKSVQDEDAVRKQALASVETVHDVAERVVNGSEWDVVWYERHDRFGASLCVAPMSVSGLLREKLFADRSVVLTSATLKLGGDFNGVGASLGLGPEGAEGDDLPPWKGVDVGSPFDYRKQGILYVAKHLARPARDGERTDMLDELTELIQSAGGRTLGLFSSMRAAQLAAEELRSRIPEFPILLQGEETLGELIKNFAADPRTCLFGTLSLWQGVDVPGPSCQLVVMDKIPFPRPDDPLMSARQKAVEEAGGNGFMAVAATHAALLMAQGAGRLVRASGDRGVVAILDQRLATARYGGYLKASLPDFWYTTDRNQVRRSLAAIDAAAKQTEGAEQTEAAKQTEGAE; translated from the coding sequence ATGACGAAGCCCTCACTCCCCGAACTCCTCCATGCCGCCGTCGCAGCCGTCGGCGGCACGGAGCGCCCCGGCCAGGTGACCATGGCCGAAGCGGTCGCCGAAGCGATCGACGACGGATCCCACCTGCTGGTCCAGGCCGGCACCGGCACCGGAAAGTCGCTCGGCTACCTCGTGCCCGCGCTCGCCCACGGGGAGCGGGTGATCGTCGCCACGGCCACGCTCGCACTGCAGCGGCAGCTGGTGGAGCGCGACCTGCCCCGCACCGTCGACGCCCTGCACCCGCTGCTGCGCCGGCGTCCGGATTTCGCCATGCTCAAAGGCAGGTCGAACTACCTGTGCCTGCACCGCCTGCACGAGGGCATGCCCCAGGACGAGGAGGACGGCCTCTTCGACCAGTTCGAGGCCGCCGCGCCCACCAGCAAGCTGGGCCAGGACCTGCTGCGCCTGCGGGACTGGGCCGACGAGACCGAGACCGGTGACCGCGACGGCCTCACACCGGGTGTCTCCGACCGGGCCTGGGCCCAGGTGTCGGTCTCCTCGCGGGAGTGCCTGGGCGCGTCGAAGTGCGCCTACGGTGCCGAGTGCTTCGCGGAGATGGCCCGCGAGCGCGCCAAGCTCGCCGAGGTCGTCGTCACGAACCACGCGCTCCTGGCCATCGACGCCATCGAGGGCGCTCCCGTGCTCCCGCAGCACGAGGTCCTGATCGTGGACGAGGCCCATGAGCTGGTCTCCCGGGTCACCGGCGTCGCCACCGGCGAGCTCACCCCCGGTCAGGTCAACCGCGCCGTCCGCCGAGCCGCCAAGCTCGTCAACGAGAAGGCCGCCGACCAGCTCCAGACCGCCGCCGAGGGCTTCGAGCGGGTGATGGAGCTGGCGCTGCCGGGCCGCCTGGAGGAGATCCCCGAGGACCTCGGCTACGCGCTGATGGCGCTGCGGGACGCCGCCCGAACGGTGATCACCGCGATCGGCTCCACCCGCGACAAGTCCGTCCAGGACGAGGACGCGGTGCGCAAGCAGGCGCTGGCCTCGGTGGAGACGGTGCACGACGTGGCCGAGCGGGTGGTGAACGGCTCCGAGTGGGACGTCGTCTGGTACGAGCGCCATGACCGTTTCGGTGCCTCCCTGTGTGTCGCCCCCATGTCGGTCTCCGGGCTGCTGAGGGAGAAGCTGTTCGCGGACCGCAGTGTGGTCCTCACCTCGGCGACGCTCAAGCTGGGCGGCGACTTCAACGGCGTCGGCGCCTCGCTGGGCCTGGGCCCGGAAGGCGCCGAGGGCGACGACCTGCCCCCGTGGAAGGGCGTGGACGTCGGCTCCCCCTTCGACTACCGCAAGCAGGGCATCCTGTACGTCGCCAAACACCTCGCGCGCCCCGCGAGGGACGGTGAGCGCACCGACATGCTCGACGAGCTGACCGAGCTGATCCAGTCCGCCGGCGGCCGCACCCTCGGACTGTTCTCCTCCATGCGGGCGGCCCAGCTCGCCGCCGAGGAGCTGCGCTCGCGGATCCCGGAGTTCCCGATCCTGCTCCAGGGCGAGGAGACCCTCGGTGAGCTGATCAAGAACTTCGCGGCCGACCCCAGGACCTGTCTGTTCGGCACGCTGTCGCTGTGGCAGGGCGTCGACGTCCCGGGGCCGAGCTGCCAGCTGGTCGTCATGGACAAGATCCCGTTTCCGCGCCCCGACGACCCGCTGATGAGCGCCCGCCAGAAGGCGGTGGAGGAGGCGGGAGGCAACGGCTTCATGGCGGTGGCCGCGACCCACGCGGCGCTGCTCATGGCCCAGGGTGCCGGCCGCCTGGTGCGCGCCTCCGGGGACCGCGGCGTGGTCGCGATCCTGGACCAGCGGCTGGCGACGGCTCGCTACGGCGGCTATCTCAAGGCTTCGCTGCCCGACTTCTGGTACACGACGGACCGCAACCAGGTGCGCAGGTCGCTCGCGGCGATCGACGCGGCGGCCAAGCAGACAGAGGGGGCCGAGCAGACGGAAGCGGCCAAGCAGACAGAAGGGGCCGAGTAG
- a CDS encoding GNAT family N-acetyltransferase: MPSTDASAGTGPFSVPLDEARATGAAGDRDTGGRGAPATAGDTASFGDGEDTLDLRLPAEFVALFGSAPAGGSADRCAGSRDDLLDDVAAWGPTATSVGGFQLVPVRLDHDLPLVHRWMNDPAVASFWELAGPQERTEGHLRAQLDGDGRSVPCLGVLDGTPMSYWEIYRADLDPLARHYPARPHDTGIHLLIGDAADRARGLGSALLGAVAELILDRRPTCARVLAEPDLRNASSVAAFLSAGFRIAAEVDLPGKRAALMTRDRVRRGRM; the protein is encoded by the coding sequence GTGCCTTCCACCGACGCGAGCGCCGGCACCGGCCCCTTCTCCGTCCCCCTCGACGAGGCGCGAGCCACCGGCGCGGCCGGCGACCGGGACACCGGCGGTCGTGGAGCCCCCGCGACCGCGGGGGACACCGCGTCGTTCGGCGACGGCGAGGACACGCTGGACCTGAGACTGCCGGCCGAGTTCGTCGCGCTCTTCGGCTCCGCTCCGGCCGGCGGGAGCGCGGACCGCTGTGCCGGCAGCCGGGACGACCTGCTCGACGACGTCGCCGCCTGGGGACCGACCGCGACCTCCGTGGGCGGATTCCAGCTGGTTCCGGTACGCCTCGACCACGACCTGCCGCTCGTCCACCGCTGGATGAACGACCCCGCCGTGGCCTCCTTCTGGGAGCTGGCCGGGCCCCAGGAGCGGACGGAGGGCCACCTGCGCGCCCAGCTCGACGGCGACGGGCGCAGCGTGCCCTGCCTGGGCGTGCTGGACGGCACCCCCATGAGCTACTGGGAGATCTACCGGGCGGACCTGGACCCGCTCGCCCGGCACTATCCGGCGCGGCCGCACGACACCGGGATCCACCTGCTCATCGGTGACGCCGCCGACCGGGCGCGGGGGCTCGGCTCCGCGCTGCTCGGAGCCGTGGCCGAGCTGATCCTCGACCGCCGCCCCACCTGCGCCCGGGTCCTCGCGGAGCCCGATCTGCGCAACGCTTCCTCCGTGGCCGCCTTCCTGAGCGCCGGATTCCGGATCGCGGCCGAGGTCGACCTGCCCGGCAAGCGGGCGGCCCTCATGACCCGCGACCGGGTGCGGCGCGGCCGGATGTAG
- the lexA gene encoding transcriptional repressor LexA, producing MTTTADSATITAQDRSQGRVEPVHAMNEATNPEGHKRSLPGRPPGIRADSSGLTDRQRRVIEVIRDSVQRRGYPPSMREIGQAVGLSSTSSVAHQLMALERKGFLRRDPHRPRAYEVRGSDQAVTVQPTDTAGKPAASYVPLVGRIAAGGPILAEESVEDVFPLPRQLVGDGELFVLKVVGDSMIEAAICDGDWVTVRRQPVAENGDIVAAMLDGEATVKRFKREDGHVWLLPHNAAYEPIPGDDATILGKVVAVLRRV from the coding sequence GTGACCACCACCGCAGACAGTGCCACCATCACTGCCCAGGACCGCTCCCAGGGCCGAGTCGAGCCGGTACATGCGATGAACGAAGCCACGAATCCCGAGGGGCACAAGCGCTCCCTGCCGGGCCGACCTCCAGGCATCCGGGCGGACAGCTCGGGGCTCACCGACCGGCAGCGCCGGGTGATCGAGGTCATCAGGGACTCCGTGCAGCGGCGCGGCTACCCGCCGTCGATGCGCGAGATCGGCCAGGCCGTCGGCCTCTCCAGCACCTCTTCGGTCGCGCACCAGCTCATGGCCCTGGAGCGCAAGGGCTTCCTGCGCCGTGACCCGCACCGCCCGCGTGCGTACGAGGTCCGCGGTTCCGACCAGGCCGTGACCGTGCAGCCCACGGACACCGCCGGCAAGCCCGCCGCGTCCTACGTCCCGTTGGTCGGCCGTATCGCCGCAGGTGGCCCGATCCTCGCCGAGGAGTCGGTCGAGGACGTGTTCCCGCTGCCCCGGCAGCTCGTCGGCGACGGCGAGCTGTTCGTCCTCAAGGTCGTCGGTGACTCCATGATCGAGGCCGCCATCTGCGACGGCGACTGGGTCACCGTCCGCCGCCAGCCGGTCGCCGAGAACGGCGACATCGTCGCCGCCATGCTCGACGGTGAGGCCACCGTCAAGCGCTTCAAGCGCGAGGACGGCCACGTCTGGCTGCTCCCCCACAACGCGGCCTACGAGCCCATCCCCGGTGACGACGCGACCATCCTGGGCAAGGTCGTCGCCGTGCTGCGGCGCGTCTGA